The following proteins are co-located in the Telopea speciosissima isolate NSW1024214 ecotype Mountain lineage chromosome 9, Tspe_v1, whole genome shotgun sequence genome:
- the LOC122640149 gene encoding mitogen-activated protein kinase kinase kinase 18-like: protein MAWIRGPTLGRGSSATVSLAMDRQSGEVFAVKSVELSRSEFLQREQRILSRLKFPRIVGYRGCDVTNEIGQLFYNLFMEYVSGGTLTDAIQQQGGRLDESAIQSHTQAILQGLDYMHSRGLVHCDIKGRNVLVGQNGTKIADLGCARWVGEQPPAMPIAGTPVFMAPEVARGDEQGFPADVWALGCTVIEMATGRPPWPDVADPVSALHRIAFSSDLPDFPNFLSEEAKDFLGKCLRRDPNERWPAHELLKHPFLEEGIGVQLNLKRIQGSTSATSPMSIFDQGFWESVEESETETEEVAPLQMPNQLGLGLGGSSSNSPTERIRRLIQWFPSSSPTPMLPDWTCDKDWVTIRCNKNHAEHAETSGSSYTDLISEEEELELLGRSSSSSSIHYSVNSNNFSSSNQGSLSIACKCVGDVGVISNPYNERPREKKFLSLNKYHIF from the coding sequence ATGGCGTGGATCAGAGGCCCGACCCTCGGCCGTGGCTCTTCTGCCACCGTCTCCCTCGCTATGGATCGTCAGTCTGGTGAGGTTTTCGCCGTGAAGTCTGTAGAGCTCTCGAGATCGGAGTTCTTACAAAGGGAGCAGAGGATTCTTTCTCGGCTCAAGTTTCCTCGCATAGTTGGGTACCGTGGCTGCGACGTTACAAATGAGATTGGTCAGCTTTTCTACAATCTCTTCATGGAGTATGTCTCCGGTGGCACCCTCACTGACGCAATTCAACAACAAGGTGGTCGCCTCGACGAGTCTGCGATCCAGTCTCACACGCAAGCGATTCTGCAGGGGTTGGATTATATGCACTCTCGCGGTCTCGTGCATTGTGACATTAAGGGTCGGAATGTCTTGGTTGGACAAAATGGAACCAAAATTGCAGACTTGGGTTGCGCGAGATGGGTCGGAGAACAGCCTCCGGCGATGCCGATTGCAGGGACCCCTGTTTTCATGGCACCTGAAGTGGCTCGAGGTGATGAACAGGGTTTTCCTGCCGACGTCTGGGCTCTTGGGTGTACTGTAATTGAGATGGCAACAGGACGTCCTCCATGGCCGGATGTTGCAGACCCGGTCTCTGCACTTCACCGGATCGCATTCTCCTCTGATCTGCCTGATTTCCCTAATTTCCTGTCAGAGGAAGCAAAAGACTTTTTGGGCAAGTGTCTTAGGAGAGATCCAAATGAGCGATGGCCGGCTCATGAGCTTCTGAAACACCCATTTCTCGAAGAGGGTATTGGCGTACAATTGAATTTGAAGCGAATTCAGGGTTCTACCTCCGCAACTTCTCCCATGAGCATATTCGATCAAGGATTCTGGGAATCGGTGGAGGAATCTGAAACAGAGACAGAAGAAGTGGCACCACTTCAAATGCCCAACCAATTAGGATTAGGATTGGGTggttcttcttcaaattctccGACAGAAAGAATCCGGCGGTTGATTCAATGgttcccatcttcttctccaacccCAATGTTACCTGATTGGACATGCGACAAAGATTGGGTCACAATCAGATGTAACAAAAACCACGCAGAACACGCGGAAACTAGTGGATCGTCATATACAGACTTGattagtgaagaagaagagttggaaTTACTtggaagaagcagcagcagtagctcCATTCACTACTCTGTAAATAGTAATAACTTTAGTAGTAGCAATCAGGGAAGCTTGTCTATAGCTTGTAAATGCGTTGGAGATGTTGGTGTAATTAGCAATCCCTACAATGAGCGTCCAAGGGAAAAGAAATTTTTATCTCTAAACAAATATCATATTTTCTAA